One part of the Vicia villosa cultivar HV-30 ecotype Madison, WI linkage group LG6, Vvil1.0, whole genome shotgun sequence genome encodes these proteins:
- the LOC131613145 gene encoding secreted RxLR effector protein 161-like: MFDIEKSNVITNSLPTSCNLNKDKDLKPVEESEYRGMASYLLYLTTSPPNMIFVVCMCAQFQAFPKESHISMVKRILTCLSGTQQMGLWYPKGADCDLVGYSNSDFVGSILDRKSTSSICHLLGNSFVLWHSKKKASVTLSTVEEENVVVDNCCAQLILDETTSQ; this comes from the coding sequence ATGTTTGATATAGAGAAATCCAATGTTATTACAAACTCTTTGCCAACCTCGTGCAATCTTAACAAGGACAAAGATTtaaaaccagtcgaagaaagcgaGTATCGAGGTATGGCAAGCTATCTTCTCTATCTAACTACATCCCCTCCTAATATGATATTTGTTGTTTGTATGTGTGCACAATTTCAAGCATTCCCTAAAGAATCACATATTAGTATGGTCAAACGTATCTTGACATGTCTCTCTGGCACACAGCAAATGGGTTTATGGTACCCCAAGGGAGCTGATTGTGACTTAGTTGGATACTCTAACTCCGATTTTGTTGGGTCCATATTGGATAGAAAAAGTACCAGCAGTATATGTCACTTACTTGGAAACTCGTTTGTCTTATGGCATAGCAAGAAAAAAGCAAGTGTCACATTATCCACGGTTGAGGAAGAAAATGTTGTTGTGGATAATTGTTGTGCTCAACTTATTTTGGATGAAACAACATCTCAGTGA